Proteins from one Acanthopagrus latus isolate v.2019 chromosome 18, fAcaLat1.1, whole genome shotgun sequence genomic window:
- the zdhhc2 gene encoding palmitoyltransferase ZDHHC2 isoform X2 produces the protein MFVWAYWQTIFTKPMNPLKEFHLSYSDKELLEREDRGESQQEILRRIAKDLPIYTRTNSGAIRFCDRCQLLKPDRCHHCSVCDKCILKMDHHCPWVNNCVGFSNYKYFMLFLAYSLLYCLFITATDLRFFIKFWTNGLPDTQAKFHILFLFFSASMFSVSLASLFTYHCWLVCKNRSTLEAVRSPVFRHGTDKNGFSLGVSKNFRQVFGDEVKYWPIPVFSSLGDGCSFPTCLVNLDPEQPASPTGSNPANKSAAEVRQFPSKPLRESQSRLLTSTPSWTESDSTSDKDKKGASNPGMTIENEA, from the exons atgtttgtgtGGGCGTACTGGCAAACCATCTTCACCAAGCCCATGAACCCCCTGAAGGAG TTTCACCTGTCCTACTCTGacaaggagctgctggagcGTGAAGATCGAGGAGAGTCTCAGCAGGAGATCCTGAGGAGGATAGCCAAGGATCTGCCCATCTACACCCGCACCAACTCCGGAG CAATCCGCTTCTGTGACCGTTGCCAGCTGCTGAAGCCTGATCGATGTCACCATTGTTCAGTTTGTGATAA GTGCATTCTGAAGATGGATCACCACTGCCCCTG GGTGAACAACTGTGTGGGATTCTCCAACTACAAGTATTTCATGCTGTTCTTGGCATATTCGCTACTCTACTGCCTTTTTATAACTGCTACAGATCTTCGATTCTTCATAAAATTTTGGACG AACGGACTCCCAGACACTCAGGCCAAGTTCCACAtcctgttcctcttcttctcagcctccatgttttcagtcagcctggcttcacttttcacttACCACTGCTGGCTCGTCTGTAAGAACAGATCTACTCTGG AGGCTGTGCGCTCTCCAGTGTTTCGCCACGGCACAGATAAGAACGGCTTCAGTCTGGGCGTCAGTAAGAACTTCCGCCAGGTCTTTGGTGACGAAGTGAAGTACTGGCCCATTCCTGTTTTCTCCAG TTTAGGGGATGGTTGCTCGTTCCCAACATGTCTGGTGAACCTGGACCCGGAGCAGCCGGCATCGCCCACTGGCTCCAACCCTGCCAACAAGAG tgcAGCAGAGGTACGCCAATTTCCCTCCAAGCCACTGAGGGAGTCTCAGAGTCGGTTGCTCACCAGCACCCCCTCCTGGACAGAGAGTGACAGTACatctgacaaagacaaaaagg GTGCCAGCAACCCAGGGATGACCATAGAGAATGAGGCGTAA